The segment TCACGACTCAACAACACTCTCTCACCCTTCCACGCAGCCGCATCACTGCGCACAGAAAGATTACCCATCAACAAAACCCTCAGATTGCGCTGCTCAGGCCTCGATGGGCCTCGACTCTCGGCTGGTGTGAATGtgttactgtgtgtgtgtgtgtgtagactGGCCGTGTTTGTGACACAACTGTCAATGTGCTCCGCGCGTCACCTTCGCTGACACATCCTTTACTCTAGCGCCTGCTATCCATCTCTTGGTGTATGGCTGGGTTTTCCCTGTAGTGTACGAAAATCATCTCAttcttctctctcgctcgctccgcTCCGCTCTTTCGCTTTGTTGCGCCGTGCTTGCGTGTCTGCATCGGATTGGTATTGATTGATTGCCGAACATCGCTGATTGCCCATCGACGACCGTCGGCATTTGTTTTTGTACCGAGCAGCTCCCGCTCTgttgccgccaccaccacctgtcGCTCGTGCACGCGAATGTCAGGTAATCGAATTTCGTATCCCGCAAAGCACAGGATCCGGAGGCACACGCGCGCTCCCCCAGGTGTAGGTGtgtattgctgctgctgtgcgagTGGGTGTATTGGTATTGggtgaataatttaataaagcGAAACCACCGACTACCCTACCGCAGGTGGTTCGCCATTGATCGTCCACTGCTGCGATGGAAGAAACGGACATATAGATTTACTGCTATGTTAGTGTCTGTGTTAGTGTATGAGTGTGCCCTGAGCTTTTCCAGGCGCTTAGAAGCTTACCATATGGTCGCTGTTGGAGCCTCTCGTCCTCACATCCCCGCAGAATATCCTCAACGCACGTACATGTCTCCCGTTGTTGTGATGCACTTCTGCGGTTGACGTTGACGATTGCCCCAACCATTCCCAACCCAGCAGGTCCTTCCCGAGAAGCATAAAACATGGCACCTCTTCGCTACTTGGGGAGTTGAGAGGTAGAGCGAGAGATGAGGATGAAGTGGGGAAGCAATCATTTATtcgtataaaaaaaatgttgagcGGAAAGTTCAGACTGCCGCCCCTGCTGTGTGTTCAGACAGACGAATCGAATTCTTTGCGATTAGGATGAGATTTGGTTTACCACTCTGTATTGCTTTTTCCTTGggccaggggggggggggggggtgttgaGGGGGTACAGCAACCTGGCGGGGTAAAATTGCGGGGATCAATTTATATGGCCTGTCATTTATACTTTGCTCAAAGTGTGCTGTTACCTTTTGATATCGAATCGATTGGCTCTGGAGCAGTAGAGGATTTGGTGGACTTGACTGCTGGGCGAATGGGCTATCcacaaatcaataaaactAGCTATCTCTTCTTGTTCACTGGCGGACAACGATAACCTctttgtgtgtgggtgtgtaggACAAAAGCATTGAAGAAGTACGCACCATGGACCATTATTTCGCGTCCAACTGTATGGTGTCTTACAGCCACCAGTCCCCCCTTAGATTTGATGGCGATTCACGTCTTCGCGTGTAAAAACAGTGGTTCCAGCACGATCGGCTATTTGCTTTATAAGGAATTTATATTATATACTTCACGTAACCAAGCGAATCACAATTCCCTCCATAGTAAAGATCTTATCTGTGGGAGATAACGCTTGAGGTAAATGAAAAGTTGCTATAGTTCAGCAACCACTTTGTCATTAGAATCCTTTTGATTTGAACGATTAGCTAATAAACCCGCTGGTGAATGGTTAACAACAGAGATAAAGTACCGTAAGTCTGACGCCCTCGAGACCATTCGATGTGGCCCGCAATTCCTTGAGAAATAAATCAAGCACAATTTGATTtcttatatgttttttttttttatatatatatttgcaAGCGTGCGTAGCGCTCAACTGGTAAATGTGATTGTATCGACAAATATATCATCCCCATTTAATGTAGATCATTCTAACGTCCATAACTGTTTACTAGTCACTATTTTATGCAGCGTTTTGGCCCTCCGTAGTCAACTGAGTTTGGCATCGCTGGTCTACCAATATATGTCCGCCAATGCGCACCCTGTACACTTCTCGTTGCATAATTTCTAATACAACTCGCcgtttttcgtttgcttgtcCATTTCAGCAGCGTTCAGTGTGATTTAGATTCGGAAGTGGAAATAAAACCGACCCACCAGCAACTAGCAGCCCCCATTCTCGAGGCCAATTGTGGTGCGCGAACGTGGCAATAGGTGTGCTAGCAGAGCGACGCCAGTTTGACAGCTATACAGTATCATGTTTGGCAAGGTGCTACAGCAGCAGGAACGCTCAGCATCCAAGACCGGACAACTCACGATTCAGCAATCGTACTCATCACGCCGCAGCGCGCGACTCATGTGTCAGTGAGGAGTCACCGTCAGAACAGCGCCACACGAACCAATCAATCAACAGATCAGAATCAAACTAGCGCGAATTCAAGCGACCACCCCACGAGCGCCGCGTGACGAAGGAAGAGAGGAAAGCAATAGAGCAAACAAAGGGATAGGAGTTAAGGGAACGAGTGAGGCTAGATTTGTGAAGGTTGCCCGAAGGCAACAATAACAGGTGCTACGGTGTGCGGGTGAAGTCCTACACGTTCACGCAGGTCAACATTCTGTGCTCTGGACGGTGTTAGAGATACCGAGATATCCCAGTAAGCGGGTGTTACGTACGGAAGCGGAACTCTGCTTGCTGCGTAGTGTGTCGTCCATTTGCCGGGGAATTACCCAACTGGGCTATTTCGCTTCCCATCCGCTACAGTGCGGTGGTACagtgcgtgtttgtttgtatgtgtacgagataaaaagggaaagggagagaaagaaagagatagaaagagagaaaaaggaaagagagagagagagagagagaaagagagagaaagcgagaagaTAACGAGTAACGAGAGTAAAACAGTGAGTGAGAACAATCGATCGTACGGTTGATTTCGTCCAATCCGCACCACCACCCGTCCCCCCCACCATCACCTACAACCCAGTGACCAACATGGCGGCCCAGCCAGCGTGCACACGCTTCTCCGACAACTACGAGCTGAAGGAGGAGCTCGGCAAGGGCGCCTTCTCGATCGTGAAGCGGTGCGTGCAGAAGTCGACCGGGTTCGAGTTTGCGGCGAAGATCATCAACACGAAGAAGCTGACGTCGCGCGACTTCCAGAAGCTCGAGCGGGAGGCCCGGATATGCAGAAAGCTACAGCATCCGAACATCGTTCGCTTGCACGACAGCATCCAGGAGGAGAACTTCCACTACCTAGTGTTCGATCTCGTGACCGGGGGCGAGCTGTTCGAGGACATCGTCGCGCGCGAGTTCTACTCGGAGGCGGACGCGTCCCACTGCATACAGCAGATCCTAGAGTCGGTGAACCACTGCCATCAGAACGGTGTCGTCCATCGGGACCTGAAGCCGGAGAACCTGTTGCTGGCGAGCAAGGCGAAGGGTGCGGCAGTGAAGCTGGCCGACTTCGGGCTGGCGATCGAGGTGCAGGGCGACCAGCAGGCGTGGTTCGGGTTCGCCGGCACGCCCGGCTACCTCTCGCCGGAGGTGCTGAAAAAGGAGCCGTACGGGAAGGCGGTCGACATCTGGGCGTGTGGCGTCATCCTGTACATCCTGCTCGTCGGCTACCCGCCGTTCTGGGACGAGGATCAGCACCGGCTATACGTGCAGATTAAGGCGGGCACGTACGACTACCCGTCGCCGGAATGGGACACGGTGACGCCCGAGGCGAAAAGCCTGATCAACCAGATGTTAACAGTGAACCCGTACAAGCGCATCTCGGCCGCCGATGCCCTGAAGCACCCGTGGATCTGCCAGCGCGAGCGCGTCGCCTCGGTCGTCCACCGACAGGAGACGGTCGACTGCTTGAAGAAGTTCAACGCACGCCGCAAGCTGAAGGGTGCGATCCTCACCACCATGCTGGCGACCCGCAACTTCTCCAGCAAGAGCATGATCGCAAAGAAGGGCGACGGCTCGCAGGTGAAGGAGTCGACCGACTCCTCCAGCACCACGGTCGAGGACGATGACTGTAAGGCGCGCCGGCAGGAGATCATCAAGATTACCGAACAGCTGATCGAAGCAATAAACAACGGCGACTACGAGACGTACACGAAGATCTGCGACCCGCACCTGACCTCGTTCGAGCCGGAAGCGCTCGGCAACCTGATCGAGGGCATGGACTTCCACAAGTTCAACTTCGAGAACGTGCTCGGCAAGAGCAACAAGGCGATCAACACCACCATCCTGAATCCGCACGTGCACATCTTCGGCGAGGACACCGCCTGCATCGCGTACGTCCGGCTGACGCAGTACATCGACAAGCAGGGCCACCCGCACACGGTCCAGACGGAGGAGACGAGGGTGTGGCATAAAAAGGACAACAAGTGGCAGAACGTCCACTTTCACGGTAGCCGCAACGGCAGCTTTAGCAACACCGCGACGCAATACGACTTTGTCAACCACAAGTAGATCGGCCATCCTCGGTGGTAGTTCGAGACGGTGGTACTCTGCGGCAAAGGGGGGGTGTGGTacggcagcggcagcgtaCAGCAGCTACTGCAACcattactattactactactactactactactgatactactgctactactactgctagtACTATTACTTACAACTACTGCAAACCAAACACTTTTTCGCTTGTAAGATTGAAGCAatccacgacgacgacgccgacGAAGCAAGGGGAAAGCGAGGGGAAGGGCGAGGGAGAGGGGGGAATGGAGAGGAATCACAACAAATGTCATGGAGCGGGGAAGCAGGGAAAGGGAACGAAAACGGAAGGCGAAGGCGAACCAAATCACGCGAGTTGGTAGTATATCACCACGGTGAACAATGAAGTAATCAGATGAAATCGCAAAATCGTATATTTATTGAGGAACTTCAAATTTTCTGCCTCAtaccttttctctttt is part of the Anopheles gambiae chromosome X, idAnoGambNW_F1_1, whole genome shotgun sequence genome and harbors:
- the LOC1272250 gene encoding calcium/calmodulin-dependent protein kinase type II alpha chain: MAAQPACTRFSDNYELKEELGKGAFSIVKRCVQKSTGFEFAAKIINTKKLTSRDFQKLEREARICRKLQHPNIVRLHDSIQEENFHYLVFDLVTGGELFEDIVAREFYSEADASHCIQQILESVNHCHQNGVVHRDLKPENLLLASKAKGAAVKLADFGLAIEVQGDQQAWFGFAGTPGYLSPEVLKKEPYGKAVDIWACGVILYILLVGYPPFWDEDQHRLYVQIKAGTYDYPSPEWDTVTPEAKSLINQMLTVNPYKRISAADALKHPWICQRERVASVVHRQETVDCLKKFNARRKLKGAILTTMLATRNFSSKSMIAKKGDGSQVKESTDSSSTTVEDDDCKARRQEIIKITEQLIEAINNGDYETYTKICDPHLTSFEPEALGNLIEGMDFHKFNFENVLGKSNKAINTTILNPHVHIFGEDTACIAYVRLTQYIDKQGHPHTVQTEETRVWHKKDNKWQNVHFHGSRNGSFSNTATQYDFVNHK